Proteins from a single region of Granulicella tundricola MP5ACTX9:
- a CDS encoding glycoside hydrolase family 3 C-terminal domain-containing protein: MRFISAALILLAATAASAQNGPQNSHQDAKPLPYMDPALTTQQRVDDLVSRMTLEEKVSQTINSAPAISRLNVPEYDYWSEGLHGIARSGYATMFPQAIGMAATWDAPLLQQIGDVISIEARAKFNEAIRHNIHSIYYGLTIWSPNINIFRDPRWGRGQETYGEDPFLTGRLGVAFVKGIQGPDPNYFRAIATPKHFAVHSGPESTRHSANIEPTPHDLHDTYLPAFRATITEAHADSIMCAYNAVEGSPACASKLLLQDTLRRDWGFKGFVTSDCGAIDDFYATDYPSHHTSPDKEAAAAAGIKAGTDSNCGQTYLTLGSAVKKGLVTEAEIDTALKHLFTARFQLGLFDPAAKVAFNAIPFSEVNSPAHQALALKAAEESIVLLKNDAHTLPFKPSVRTIAVIGPSAATLNNLEGNYNAIPLHPVLPLDGILTQFKSSKVLYAQGSSFADGVAIAVPRTVFHLDMTSPEQGLKAEYFATDSFDGTPVATRIDKQIDFDWNSASPIPGAPAEAFAVRWSGTIAMQAPGAYDFQLLLTHCYPCNDHERFDVYLDGKSVGDFAAANNEYRPIGKFTLNLPDTARHALRVEYRHKAHLFGAGITLAWVPKPGALLPEAVAAAKKADVVVAFLGLSPELEGEEMPIHIEGFAGGDRTDIKLPAAQQQMLEAVAATGKPLVVVLLNGSALAVNWANDHAAAILEAWYPGQAGGTAIAETLAGKNNPAGRLPVTFYSSIDQIPAFDDYSMANRTYRYSKAKPLFEFGYGLSYTTFTYSNIKLSTQTLHAGDPLTVEADVRNTGRVAGDEVAELYLTPPHTAVSPQRALSAFTRVHLAPGELRHVTFTLDPRTLSQVDEKGARAVTPGNYTLSVSGTQPTSQTPAIPFTINGIQPLPH; the protein is encoded by the coding sequence ATGCGATTCATCTCAGCCGCCCTCATCCTCTTGGCCGCGACCGCCGCCTCCGCGCAAAATGGCCCCCAGAATAGCCATCAGGACGCAAAGCCTCTGCCCTATATGGACCCTGCTCTCACCACCCAGCAGCGTGTCGACGATCTCGTCTCCCGTATGACCCTTGAAGAGAAGGTCTCTCAGACCATCAACTCCGCGCCCGCCATCTCGCGCCTCAACGTCCCTGAGTACGACTACTGGAGTGAAGGCCTCCACGGCATCGCACGCTCCGGCTACGCCACCATGTTCCCCCAGGCCATCGGCATGGCCGCCACTTGGGACGCGCCACTCCTTCAGCAGATTGGTGACGTCATCTCCATAGAAGCTCGCGCCAAGTTCAACGAAGCCATCCGCCACAATATCCACTCCATCTACTACGGTCTCACCATCTGGTCCCCCAACATCAACATCTTTCGCGATCCCCGCTGGGGCCGCGGCCAGGAGACCTACGGCGAAGACCCCTTCCTCACCGGCCGTCTTGGCGTAGCCTTCGTCAAAGGCATTCAGGGCCCGGACCCCAATTACTTCCGAGCCATCGCCACGCCAAAGCACTTCGCCGTCCACTCCGGCCCGGAGTCCACACGACACAGCGCCAACATCGAACCCACCCCGCACGACCTCCACGACACCTACCTCCCCGCCTTCCGCGCCACCATCACGGAAGCCCACGCAGACTCCATCATGTGCGCCTATAACGCCGTCGAAGGCTCCCCCGCCTGCGCCTCCAAGCTCCTCCTTCAGGACACCCTCCGCCGCGACTGGGGCTTCAAGGGCTTCGTCACTTCGGACTGCGGAGCCATTGACGACTTCTACGCCACTGATTACCCCAGCCACCACACCTCTCCGGACAAGGAGGCCGCTGCAGCCGCAGGCATCAAGGCCGGCACTGACAGCAACTGCGGCCAGACCTACCTCACCCTAGGCAGCGCAGTAAAGAAAGGCCTCGTCACAGAGGCCGAAATCGACACCGCCCTCAAGCACCTCTTCACCGCTCGCTTCCAGCTCGGCCTCTTCGATCCCGCAGCCAAGGTCGCCTTCAACGCCATCCCTTTCTCAGAGGTCAACAGCCCCGCCCATCAGGCCCTCGCTCTCAAAGCAGCGGAAGAGTCCATCGTCCTTCTAAAGAATGACGCCCACACCCTCCCCTTTAAGCCCAGCGTCCGCACCATCGCCGTCATCGGACCCAGCGCCGCCACCCTCAACAACCTTGAAGGCAACTACAACGCCATCCCTCTCCATCCCGTCCTCCCGCTCGATGGCATCCTCACCCAGTTCAAGTCCTCCAAGGTCCTCTACGCCCAGGGTTCATCCTTCGCAGACGGCGTAGCCATCGCAGTCCCCCGCACCGTCTTTCACTTGGACATGACATCACCCGAGCAAGGCCTCAAAGCCGAGTACTTCGCCACGGACTCCTTCGACGGCACCCCCGTAGCCACCCGTATCGACAAGCAGATCGACTTCGACTGGAACTCCGCCAGCCCCATTCCAGGCGCACCAGCGGAAGCCTTTGCCGTCCGCTGGTCCGGCACCATCGCCATGCAGGCCCCCGGCGCGTACGACTTCCAACTCCTCCTCACCCACTGCTACCCCTGCAACGATCACGAGCGCTTCGACGTCTACCTCGACGGCAAATCCGTAGGAGACTTCGCAGCCGCCAATAACGAGTACCGCCCCATCGGCAAGTTCACCCTCAACCTTCCCGATACCGCACGCCACGCCCTCCGGGTCGAGTACCGCCACAAGGCCCACCTCTTCGGCGCCGGCATCACCCTCGCCTGGGTCCCCAAACCCGGCGCTCTCCTGCCGGAGGCCGTAGCCGCAGCCAAAAAGGCAGATGTAGTCGTAGCCTTCCTCGGCCTATCGCCAGAGCTTGAAGGCGAAGAGATGCCCATTCACATCGAAGGCTTCGCCGGCGGAGACCGTACCGACATCAAGCTTCCCGCAGCCCAGCAGCAGATGCTGGAGGCCGTCGCGGCCACCGGCAAGCCACTCGTCGTCGTCCTCCTCAACGGCAGCGCGTTGGCCGTCAACTGGGCGAACGATCACGCCGCCGCCATACTGGAAGCCTGGTACCCTGGCCAGGCCGGAGGCACCGCCATCGCGGAGACCCTCGCAGGCAAAAACAACCCCGCCGGCCGCCTTCCCGTCACCTTTTACTCCAGCATCGACCAGATACCCGCCTTCGACGACTACAGCATGGCCAACCGAACCTACCGCTACTCCAAAGCCAAGCCTCTCTTCGAGTTCGGCTATGGCCTCAGCTACACCACCTTCACCTACTCCAACATCAAGCTCTCTACGCAAACCCTCCACGCAGGCGACCCCCTCACGGTCGAAGCCGACGTCAGGAACACTGGGCGTGTCGCAGGCGACGAAGTAGCGGAACTCTACCTCACCCCGCCCCACACCGCAGTCTCCCCCCAACGTGCCCTCAGCGCCTTCACCCGTGTCCACCTGGCACCCGGCGAACTTCGCCACGTCACCTTCACCCTGGACCCCCGCACCCTCTCTCAGGTCGACGAAAAGGGCGCTCGAGCTGTCACACCCGGAAACTACACCCTCTCCGTCTCCGGCACCCAACCAACCTCGCAAACGCCAGCTATCCCTTTCACCATCAATGGCATACAGCCTCTCCCACACTAA
- the xylA gene encoding xylose isomerase, translating into MFVTKTIFEDLPTVRFEGEASENELAYRWYDADRVVSGKPLSEHLRFAVAYWHSLAMNGSDPFGAATIHRPWMAGGDPMAAAKAKADAAFDLFRVLDLPFYTFHDRDIAPEGDSLKESLANFHEMAEYLGRKMEGSKAKLLWCTANLFSHPRFMAGAATNPDPEIFAYSATTVKHCMDVTKALGGANYVLWGGREGYETLLNTDLKQEIQQLGRFLTLVVEYKHKIGFEGQILVEPKPKEPTAHQYDFDTATVYGFLKQFGLENEVRVNLEANHALLAGHTFEHEIATAASLGILGSLDINRGDPLLGWDTDQFPNDLQSMTMSMYHVIKAGGLGKGGCNFDAKVRRQSFEGEDVVAAHVGGVDLCARGFLLAAGLIEAGKYDQVVAKRYAGWQTPEAQAMLNGSMPLEAIAAKAEAEGIDPKPRSGRQEQIENLLMRSL; encoded by the coding sequence ATGTTTGTGACGAAGACTATTTTTGAGGATCTGCCAACAGTTCGCTTTGAGGGCGAGGCGAGTGAGAATGAGTTGGCTTATCGCTGGTATGACGCAGACCGGGTGGTGTCGGGCAAGCCTCTTAGCGAGCATCTGCGGTTTGCGGTGGCGTACTGGCATAGCCTGGCGATGAATGGAAGCGATCCGTTTGGGGCGGCTACGATCCACCGGCCATGGATGGCGGGCGGCGATCCGATGGCCGCGGCGAAGGCGAAGGCGGATGCGGCGTTCGATCTGTTCCGAGTGCTGGACCTGCCGTTCTATACGTTTCACGATCGGGATATTGCGCCGGAGGGCGACTCACTGAAGGAGTCGCTGGCGAACTTTCATGAGATGGCGGAGTACCTGGGCCGGAAGATGGAAGGGAGCAAGGCGAAGCTGCTTTGGTGCACGGCGAATTTGTTTTCGCATCCGCGTTTTATGGCGGGGGCGGCTACCAATCCTGACCCGGAGATCTTTGCGTATAGCGCGACGACCGTCAAGCATTGCATGGATGTGACCAAGGCGCTGGGGGGGGCGAACTATGTGCTTTGGGGTGGGCGTGAGGGTTACGAGACGCTGCTGAATACGGACCTGAAGCAGGAGATCCAGCAACTGGGGCGGTTCCTGACGCTGGTGGTGGAGTACAAGCACAAGATCGGCTTTGAAGGACAGATCCTGGTGGAGCCCAAGCCGAAGGAGCCGACGGCGCACCAGTATGACTTCGACACGGCTACCGTGTATGGGTTCCTGAAGCAGTTCGGGCTGGAGAACGAGGTCCGGGTGAACCTGGAGGCGAACCATGCTCTGCTGGCGGGACATACGTTCGAGCATGAGATTGCCACGGCGGCCAGCCTGGGGATACTGGGGTCTCTGGATATCAACCGGGGCGATCCCTTGCTTGGGTGGGATACGGACCAGTTCCCAAACGACTTGCAGAGCATGACGATGTCGATGTATCACGTCATCAAGGCTGGCGGGTTGGGTAAGGGCGGATGCAACTTCGACGCGAAGGTAAGGCGGCAGTCGTTTGAGGGGGAGGATGTGGTGGCGGCGCATGTGGGGGGGGTGGACCTATGCGCGCGTGGGTTCCTGCTGGCGGCGGGTCTGATCGAGGCAGGGAAGTATGACCAGGTGGTCGCCAAGCGGTATGCGGGATGGCAGACGCCGGAGGCGCAGGCGATGCTGAACGGGAGTATGCCGCTGGAGGCGATTGCGGCCAAGGCGGAGGCTGAGGGGATCGATCCGAAGCCGAGGTCGGGGCGGCAGGAGCAGATTGAGAATCTGTTGATGCGGAGTTTGTAG
- a CDS encoding TonB-dependent receptor, protein MSLRASRLALLPVSFLTLAMIAGSALGQLSTTATISGTVTDATGAVVPDADILITSTDTRVTTSRKSTSDGTFVVPGLTVGTYSITVTKTGFGNYTATGIILHPAVTSTVNAGLTVGSTNTSVEVSAVASLVETSTAENSNSVDAAQVNTLPINGRNYQGLATMMPGAQNTSAGTALTTGGRSTNNVLSVNGMQQNKTFYALDGVWNENTGNMNQTSVVPNPDSLGEVRVLQNNYSARYSLMGSSVVLLSTKSGTRDFHGTAWEFIRNEDLNAKPFFSTAILPYKQNIFGYNIGGPVFIPKVYNRDRNKTFFFFSEQFVILHQTPTGAITGITPTDNQRAGIFGTPITNPATGKLFPQNTAGQYVIPAATINTNSTAFVNALYPHANYSSGSLNYINTVPQVTNQRDDEIKIDHDFSSKFHLLAEYLDEYQKYQQNSLSGAQSGEVYSTNGETDFTHNKLAQVSLSQVLTPNLVNTTNVAMNIFDLDLNLTGTALNTQVPGFNPSLPFAGYISNRIPLVTFSGGIGPEGIPAARPLTHAADLDDTVGDDVSYLHGRHFIQGGVTIVFNTKRQNVSSATNGQFTFTGSTTTPTKATDATTTQKAQATTLDDAFADFLLGSAATFTQTSGQPRVAVHGMEVSPYLEDRFKLTKTVTVTAGLRGYYMPLPYGPPKFETNFIPTSYSLAAAPTVAASGAITNSAASSANPLNGLVTNGPGTGVPQNFSGAHTWYAGPVFGLAWDVFGDGKTSFKGGYGITFTRVFTNQDCSFACAVNPPAIQSVSLVNPTFPAVVGTGAVRPATIAAVSAADQNIQATQVQSYSAGVQHEFPHNFIASATGASSQVRHLLGTWNYNQSLHTGVYDFDPSINSGSVSPYYYQPAGFATPAQFSPYPGYAAITTYTSRQNQNWNALELSLKHPVTKGLFATVAYTYSHDLSTFTSGTYSVVDPYNPSRYYGNAEGLDCRHSMGITLIYDLPIFENSSGLSHKLLGGWKFSDITTLRSGTALTPGLSVATQGNAVRPDKVVGTSIVGPHIKAQWFNTAAYVRPANGFYGNAATGSVRGPGLVDFDMALYKEFHYNETTYFEFRAESFNTFNHTNFTTINTTFGASAFGQATNAADPRILEFAGRVHF, encoded by the coding sequence ATGTCCCTCCGCGCCTCCAGACTCGCTCTCCTCCCCGTCTCATTCCTCACACTCGCCATGATCGCCGGGAGCGCACTGGGACAACTCTCCACCACCGCGACGATCAGCGGAACAGTCACCGACGCAACGGGTGCCGTAGTACCGGACGCGGACATCCTCATCACCTCCACCGACACGCGCGTGACGACCTCCCGCAAATCCACCAGCGATGGAACCTTCGTCGTCCCTGGCTTGACCGTGGGAACCTACAGCATCACAGTCACCAAGACCGGCTTCGGCAACTACACCGCCACCGGCATCATCCTGCATCCCGCCGTCACCTCCACCGTCAATGCAGGCCTCACCGTCGGTTCAACCAACACGTCCGTGGAGGTCTCAGCGGTCGCTTCCCTCGTCGAGACCTCCACCGCTGAGAACAGCAACTCGGTGGACGCCGCACAGGTCAATACGCTGCCCATCAACGGCCGTAACTACCAGGGCCTCGCAACCATGATGCCCGGCGCGCAGAACACCTCCGCCGGCACCGCCCTGACCACCGGTGGTCGATCCACCAACAACGTCCTCTCCGTCAACGGCATGCAGCAGAACAAGACCTTCTACGCGCTGGACGGTGTCTGGAACGAGAACACCGGCAATATGAACCAGACCTCAGTCGTGCCCAACCCGGACTCGCTCGGTGAGGTCCGCGTCCTCCAGAACAATTACAGTGCCCGTTACTCCCTCATGGGCTCGTCGGTCGTCCTGCTCTCCACCAAGAGCGGCACCCGGGACTTCCACGGCACCGCCTGGGAGTTCATCCGCAACGAAGACCTCAACGCCAAACCCTTTTTCTCCACCGCCATCCTGCCCTACAAACAAAACATCTTCGGCTATAACATCGGCGGCCCGGTCTTCATCCCGAAGGTCTACAACCGCGACCGCAACAAGACCTTCTTCTTCTTCTCCGAGCAGTTCGTCATTCTGCACCAGACCCCCACAGGCGCGATCACGGGCATCACCCCCACGGACAACCAGCGGGCAGGCATCTTCGGCACTCCAATTACAAACCCCGCCACCGGCAAGCTCTTCCCTCAAAACACCGCTGGCCAATACGTCATTCCAGCCGCCACCATCAACACCAACTCCACTGCCTTTGTTAACGCGCTCTATCCGCACGCAAACTATTCAAGCGGAAGTCTGAATTACATCAACACAGTCCCGCAGGTCACCAACCAGCGCGACGACGAGATCAAAATCGATCACGACTTCTCATCTAAATTCCACCTCCTCGCCGAATACCTGGACGAGTATCAGAAGTACCAGCAGAACAGCCTTTCCGGCGCACAATCCGGTGAAGTCTACAGCACCAACGGCGAGACCGACTTTACCCACAACAAACTCGCACAGGTCTCGCTCTCCCAAGTCCTCACCCCGAATCTGGTCAACACCACCAACGTCGCAATGAATATCTTCGATCTTGACCTGAACCTCACAGGCACAGCCCTCAACACTCAGGTGCCGGGCTTCAACCCCTCCCTGCCCTTCGCGGGTTACATCTCCAATCGCATCCCTCTTGTCACCTTCTCCGGCGGCATTGGACCCGAAGGCATTCCGGCCGCCCGCCCGTTGACCCATGCGGCTGACCTTGACGACACCGTCGGCGACGACGTCAGCTATCTGCATGGACGGCACTTCATCCAGGGCGGCGTCACCATCGTCTTCAACACCAAGCGCCAGAACGTCTCCTCTGCTACCAACGGCCAGTTCACCTTCACCGGCAGCACCACCACGCCCACCAAGGCAACCGATGCCACCACAACACAGAAGGCACAGGCCACGACTCTCGACGATGCCTTCGCCGACTTCCTGCTCGGTAGCGCCGCCACCTTTACCCAGACCAGCGGACAACCACGCGTGGCCGTCCATGGCATGGAGGTCTCTCCTTATCTTGAAGACCGCTTCAAGCTCACCAAAACCGTAACCGTAACCGCCGGCCTCCGCGGATACTACATGCCCCTTCCATACGGTCCACCCAAGTTCGAGACTAACTTCATTCCCACGTCCTACTCGCTGGCCGCGGCTCCAACCGTCGCCGCCAGCGGTGCGATTACCAATAGCGCAGCATCCTCCGCAAACCCACTCAATGGCCTCGTCACCAACGGACCCGGCACCGGAGTACCGCAGAACTTCTCCGGCGCACATACGTGGTACGCCGGTCCCGTCTTCGGCCTTGCATGGGACGTCTTCGGAGACGGAAAGACCTCCTTCAAGGGCGGTTATGGCATCACCTTCACCCGCGTCTTTACCAATCAGGACTGCTCCTTCGCCTGCGCGGTCAACCCTCCGGCCATCCAGTCCGTCAGCCTCGTCAATCCAACATTCCCGGCAGTCGTTGGCACCGGCGCCGTCAGGCCCGCTACCATTGCAGCGGTCTCCGCAGCGGACCAGAACATCCAGGCGACACAGGTGCAGTCTTACTCCGCCGGGGTACAGCATGAGTTTCCGCACAACTTCATCGCCTCCGCCACGGGAGCCTCTTCTCAGGTACGCCATCTGCTTGGCACCTGGAACTACAATCAGTCCCTGCACACCGGCGTCTACGACTTCGACCCAAGCATCAACAGCGGCAGTGTGAGCCCCTACTACTACCAGCCCGCAGGCTTTGCCACTCCGGCACAATTCAGCCCCTACCCCGGCTATGCGGCGATCACCACATACACCTCGCGCCAAAACCAGAACTGGAACGCGCTGGAGCTGAGCCTGAAGCATCCCGTCACCAAGGGTCTCTTCGCAACCGTCGCCTATACCTACTCGCATGACCTCTCCACCTTCACCAGCGGCACCTACAGTGTCGTCGATCCCTACAACCCATCCCGCTACTACGGCAACGCTGAAGGTCTCGACTGCCGCCACTCCATGGGCATCACCCTCATCTACGACCTGCCCATCTTCGAGAACTCCAGCGGCCTCTCCCACAAGCTTCTGGGTGGTTGGAAGTTCTCAGACATCACCACCCTCCGCAGCGGCACAGCTCTGACCCCCGGTCTAAGCGTAGCCACCCAAGGCAACGCCGTTCGCCCGGACAAAGTTGTAGGTACCAGCATCGTCGGTCCACACATCAAGGCACAGTGGTTCAACACCGCAGCTTACGTCAGGCCTGCCAATGGCTTCTACGGCAACGCCGCCACCGGCAGCGTACGCGGCCCGGGCCTCGTCGACTTCGACATGGCCCTCTACAAGGAATTTCACTACAACGAAACCACGTACTTCGAGTTCCGCGCCGAGTCCTTCAACACCTTCAACCACACCAACTTCACCACCATTAATACGACCTTCGGGGCCTCAGCCTTCGGCCAAGCCACCAACGCAGCCGACCCCCGTATCCTGGAGTTCGCAGGCCGCGTTCACTTCTAA